AGCAGGTTGGCGGCGATCCCGACCCATCCTGCCGTGGACTTGCCCGAGAAGAGGAACAGCAGGTCCTTGACCAGCGCCACCGTGGCGCCGGCCGCGGGGCCGTAGGCGAAGCCGCCCATCAGCACCGGTAAATCGCCGGGATCGTACTTGAGGTACGCCGGAATGAAGGGGAGGAGAGGCGTCAGCTGGATCTCCCACAGCATGAGCAGGAACGCCATGGACGCCAGGAGCGCCAGGCGCACCATGCGACGAACCACCGGCATGCACCCCCTGCGCAGAGCGTGCGGGCGGGCATCAAAAAAGCCCGTCCCGCCCAGCCCTTCGGGGGAACGGACGCAGGTGGACCCGTAGGCTTGCGCGTGGGTCAACGATTTCCCGGTCGAGCGCGTGATCCCGCGCGGCCGCAGGCGTCCCGCACGGGCGACGGCGCCGCGGCCGCGAGCGCACGTCGCGGTCGAACACGGCACCCCCTGCCGGCATCCCCTGGCGCCCCGCCGTCGACCGGGCGCCGCACGCCCCGCGGTCGAACGCCGAACGCCCGCGTGCGGCACGCTCACGGCACCCCGCCGCGGCCACCGCGGCCCACCCCGTCACCGGCAGGGCACAACCGCCAGGTGCGCGCGGCACGGCCGCCCGGCGAGCACGGTAAGGCCGCGCCCGCCTCTTCCGGGAAATCCCGCGTCCCTTCCTTCTCCCATCCGGACTATCACCGTCGGCTCCGGCTTCTCACCGGAATCGGCCGCGCCCTTCACCGCACCGGCACCGGGGAGGCCTGCCTGCCTCGGCCCGGGCATGGGTGCTCCGGGCGCGGTTCGCGGGCTGGTGCGGTCGCGCCAGGACTGGCGCGCCGCCATCACCGCCGGTCGGGACTTCCACCCTGCCCCGAAGGAAGGTCATGGATTGTGGAGGTGAGGACCGTCCGGACGAAAACCCACCTCTAAGATGACTATAACAGATCCGGCAAGACCTGAGATCCGCCAACCCGGGAAATACGGCGGCACCTGGAACGGCCGCAGGTGTCGCCCGCCATGCCCTCGACCTGCCCGCGCTGTTACAAGGCTCCGGTCTGCGGCCCCGCCGTTCCGGGCAGGTTATTGCTGCTGAACCGGGTGAACCGGAACGGACGAACCGGTGGGGTGATCGGGATGGGCTGGGCATTGACGCTGGTGGTGGCCGGGCTGGCGCTCCTGCTGGTAGCGCGGCTGGGGATCTTCGCCCTTACCCTGGGGCTGGGCCTGCTGCCCTTCCTCCTGATCGCCGGCGGCGTCATCTGGGCCGTGTCCACCGTAATGGCCCGCCGGCGGAACGGCACCGGCGGGCCGGCTGACATGGGCTGATGGACATGGGCTGATGCGCCGTCGCGCCCTCGAGGATCGCCTCCCGCGGAGGGATCGCCCCGGCATGCCGGAGGAATCGCTCCCGGCATACCGGGCCGTCGAGGCATCGCCTCCCCGTTACCGTTTCCCCAGCACGTGGATGGCGTGGCCCAGCCCCGCCTCCGCCGCCTCCATCACCGCCTCGCTCAGGGTCGGGTGGGCGTGGACGGTGAGGGCCAGATCCTCCAGGGTGGCGCCCATCTCGATGGCCAGGCCCAGTTCGGCCACCAGGTCGGACGCCTCCGGCCCCACGATGCCCGCCCCCAGGACCACCTTGCTCTCCCGATCGGCCACCAGTTTGACGAACCCGTCCCGCTCGCCCAGGGTCAGGGCCCGGCCGTTGGCCGCGTAGGGGAACCGCCCGACCACCGGGTCGTAGCCCTGCTGGCGCGCCTGTTCCTCCGTCAGCCCCACCGTGGCGATCTCCGGGTCGGTGAAGACGGGCGCCGGCACCGCCACGTAATCGGCCGCCGCGGGCAACCCGGCGATGACCTCCGCCGCCACGATCCCCTCCCGGCTGGCCTTGTGGGCCAGCATGGGACCGGGCACGATGTCGCCGATGGCGAAGATGTTCCGCTGGCTGGTGCGCAGCTGGGCATCGACCTTCACCCGGCCCCGCTCGTCCAGCTCCACGCCCGCCAGCTCCAGTCCCAGGCCATCAGTGTTGGGCCGCCGGCCCACGCTGACCAGGACCGCGTCGGCCACCACGGCCTGTTCTTCCGATCCGGACGAACCCGCCGATCCCGGCGCCCCGGTTCCCGCCGCACCTCGCCCGCCGGGGCGGGCCGGCCCGGCATCGCCGGACACTGCCCCAGCCTTCCCGGCCGCTCCCGCACCGGCCGCTTCCCGCACCGCACCCGCAGCAGCCCCCGCGGCTGCTGCGGGGCTCTCCCCGCGGGGCTCGGGCCTGAACACCACCCGGACCCCCCCGCCGCCGGGCTCCTCCTCCCACCCCAGGACGCGGACGCCGGTGTGGACCTTGACCCCTAGCTGGCGGAGGCGCCGGGCCACCACCTGCACCAGCTCCGGATCGGTGCCGGGGAGCAGCTGGTCAGCCAGCTCCAGCACCGTTACCTCCGACCCTAGCTTGGCAAAGGCGGTGCCCAGCTCGAGGCCGATGTACCCGCCCCCGATCACCACCAGCCGCAGGGGCAGGTGGTCCAGCGCCAGGGCGTCGGAGGAATCCAGGATGCGGACTCCGTCGAAGGCGAAGCCCGGCAGCTCGACGGGCCGCGAGCCCGTGGCCAGGATGCAGTGCTTGAACCGGTAGACCTCGTTGCCCCCGCCGGGGTTCTCCACCAGCACCTGGTTGGGCCCGGTGAAGGTGGCCCGCCCCTTCACCACCGTCACGCCGTTGCCCCTGAGGAGCTGCTCCACGCCGCCCGTCAGCCGCTGGACGACCGACTGCTTCCAGCCCTGCAGCCGGGCAAAGTCCAGCCGCGCCCCCTCGACCACGATGCCCCGCTCCGCCTCCCGGGCCAGCCGGTGATAAGCCTTGGCGGCGTCGATCAGGGCCTTGGAGGGGATGCAGCCCACGTTCAGGCACACCCCGCCCAGGCGGTCTTTCTCCACCAGGGTGACGTCCTTGCCCAGCTGGGCGGCCCGGATGGCAGCCACGTAGCCGCCCGGGCCGCCCCCGATGACCAGGACCTCGGTCTCCGTTGCCACCTCGCCGACGACCATCCCATCCACTCCCGTTCCGCCGAACCTGCGGCCCACGCCCCGCCCACGCTCCGCCGCCCAGCGGGCTCGCCCCATCCTCGTGAACAGGTTCCCGCATAAGGGCGCCTGCGGGATGCGGGCGGGTGCCGTCAGGCCCGCCTCGCCGTCAGGCCATCTCCAGGAACAGCAGGCTCGGCTGCTCCAGGTACTCCTTGATCCGGTTGACGAACCGCACCGCATCGGCCCCGTCGGCCACCCGGTGGTCGAAGCTCAGGGCGAAGTTCGTGATGGTCCGCACCACGATTTCCCCATCCCGCACCACCGGCGTCTCGCGGAACTTGTGCACGCCCAGGATCGCCACCTCGGGGTGGTTGATGATGGGCGTGGACCACACGCCGCCGCCCAGGGCGCCCACGTTGGTGATGGTGAAGGTCGAACCCCGCACGTCGTCCAGGGCGATCCGCCGCGCACGGGCCGCTTCGGTCAAGGCCGCGATCTCCCGGGCCAGCTGGAAGATGCTCTTGCGGTCCACGTCCCGCACCACGGGGACGATGAGGCCCTCATCGGTGGCCGTGGCCACACCGATGTGGTAGTAACCCTTGAGCACGATCTCCTGGCGCTCGTCGTCCAGGCTGGCGTTGAAGACGGGGAACTGCTGCAGGGCCGCCACCACGGCCTTGGCGATGAAGGGCATGTAGGTGAGCTTGATCCCCCGCTGCTCCGCCAGGGGCAGGGCCTTGCGCCGCAGCTCCACCAGTTCGGTGACGTCGACCTCCTCCACGTGGGTCACGTGAGGGGCGGTGTACTTGGACTGGACCATCTTCTCGGCGATGCGCTTGCGCAGGCCCCGCAAGGGTACGCGCTGCTCGCCCCCCGCTGCAACGGCCCACCTGGCGGCCGAACCGGGCGCTGCCGCCGGGGCGGCCGCACCCGCCGTCGCCGCGGCCGCCACCCCCGGCACCCCGGCCGGGATGCCGGCGGCGACACCAGGGGGCGCGGCGGCCAGTCCTGTGGCTGGCACTGCACCTGCTGCCGCAGCCGGTGCTGCGACAGGCGCTGTACCCGCTGCCGCACCCGGGGCCACGGCCGGCGCTGCACCCGGGGCTGCGGGCGGTGCCGCCGCCGTCGCTCCGCCCGCCGTTGTACCAGCCCCAGCCGCAGTAACCGCCGGCGTCCCGGCCGCCCGGGCCGCGGCAAAGGCCCGCACGTCCTCGGCCGTCACCCGGCCCGCCGGGCCCGTCCCGGGGACCAGGCGGATGTCGACCCCCAGCTCGCGGGCCAGGCGGCGGGTTGCCGGGGTGGCCAGGACCCGCCGCGCCTCCGCTGCCGGCCCACCGCCCGGGGCCGCGGCCGCTGGCACCGCGGCCGCAGCCCCGGGCACCGCGGCCAGGCCGGGTGGGGCCGGCGGCGTGACCCCAGGCGAAGCGGCCGGCGCTCCTCCCGGTGCCGCGGCCGGGCCCGGGGCCGTCGTCGCCGGGGGCACCTGGTGCGGTACCACCGGGGACGCCGCCTGGGCCGCAGGGGCCGCGGCAGCAGCCGGCGCCGCCCCGGCCGGTTCGTCCGCCCGGGCTTCCGTGTCGATCACCACGATGACGCTGCCGACCTGGACCACGTCCCCCTCGTTGCCGCGCAGCTCCAGCACCACGCCGGCCACCGGGGACGGGATCTCCACCGTGGCCTTGTCGGTCTGTACCTCCACCAGGGGCTGGTCTTCACGCACCCGGTCCCCCGGCTTGACCAGCCAGCGGACGATCTCCCCTTGGTGGATGCCCTCGCCCACGTCGGGCAACCGGAATTCGTACGCCATCCGCCGCACCTCGCTTTTCCGGGGCCGCCCGTCGCCGTTCCCGGGTCAGGATCTCAGCACCCGCTCCACGGCCCGGATCAGGAGCTCTGCACCCGCTCCACGGCTCGGGTCAGAAGTCCGGGTCAGAAGTTCAGCACCCGCTCCACGCCCCGGATCACCCGTTCCTTGTTGGGCAGGTAGTAGTCTTCCAGGTGGAAGAGGGGCATCGGGGTGTCGAAGCCCGCCACCCGGTACACCGGCGCCTCCAGGTACAGGAGGGCCCGCTCGTTGATCAGGGCCACGATCTCTGCCCCGAAGCCGGCCGTCTTGGGCGCCTCGTGGACCACCAGGGCCCGGCCCGTCTTCTGCACCGCCGCCACGATGGCGTCCACGTCCACGGGGCTCAGGGTCCGCAGGTCGACGATCTCGCACTCAATGCCGCGGCCGGCCAGTTCCTCCGCCGCTTCCTCCACGATCCGCACCATGGCGCCCCAGGTGAAGATGGCGACGTCCCGCCCCTCGCGCACGGTGCGGGCGCGGCCGATGGGCACCGTGTAGGCCTCTTCCGGCACCTCCTGGCGGAAGGCACGGTAGATCCGCTTGGGCTCGAAGAAGATCACCGGGTCGGGGTCGCGGATGGCCGCGATCAAGAGACCCTTGGTGTCGTAGGGGGTGCTCGGGATCACCACCTTGAGCCCCGGCTGGTGGATGTACCAGGCCTCGGGGCTGTCGGAGTGGTGCTCCGGCGCCCGGATGCCGCCGCCCCAGGGCGCGCGGATCACCAGCGGGCAGGTGAACCGCCCGCGGGAGCGGGCGCGGATGCGGGCGGCGTGGTTGACGATCTGGTCAAAGGCCGGAGCCATGAACCCTTCGAACTGGATCTCCGCCACGGGCCGCAGGCCGTAGATGGCCATGCCGATGGCCGTGCCCACGATGCCCGACTCGGCCAGGGGCGTGTCGATCACCCGGTTCTCGCCGAACCGCTGGTAGAGGCCCTCGGTGGCGCGGAAGACGCCGCCGTTGACGCCCACGTCTTCGCCCAGGACCACCACCCGGTCGTCCAGCTCCATCTCGGTGCGCAGGGCGTCGGCCACCGCCTGGACGATGGTCAGCTTGGCCATCACCGCCCACCCCCTTGCTGGCCGTCCCGGCCTGGTGCGGCACCCGGGGCCCCGCCCGCTGCGGTAGCGCCCTGGCCACCGGCCGGGCCATCGGCCGTGCCGCTCCCGCCGGCCGCCGCTCCGCCCGGACCGCCCGCACCCTGACCGGCCGTGCCGCCCTCAGCGAAGCTGCCGCCCGCAGCCCCGGCCTCCCCCAGTTCCGCCAGCAGCTCCCGCCGCTGTTCTTCCAGGTGCCAGGGCAGCTGGGCGTACACGTAATCGAAGATGGCGGCCGGTGAAGCCTTCGGCATGGCCTCCACCGCCTGCACGGCCGCGGCCACCCGCTGCCGGGCTTCCTCGGTCAGGGCCTGATCCTGGGCCTCGTCCAGAAGGCCCCGGGCCATGAGGAAGCGCCGCATGCGGTTCAGGGGATCCCGGCGCCGGCGCCACTCCTCCACCTCTTCCCGCCCGCGGTAGCGGGTGGGGTCGTCGGCGGTGGTGTGGGGTCCGTAGCGGTAGGTCAGCGCCTCGATCAGGGTCGGCCCCTCGCCGGCCCGGGCCCGGTCCAGGGCCTCCTTCGTCACCTTGTACACGGCCAGCACGTCGTTGCCGTCGACCCGGACCCCGGGGAAGCCGTAGGCCACCGCCTTCTGGGCGATGGTCTCCGACGCCGTCTGCCGGTGCAGGGGCACGCTGATGGCGAACTGGTTGTTCTGGCAGAAGAAGACCACCGGCGCCTTGAAGACCCCGGCGAAGTTGCAGCCCTCGTGGAAGTCGCCCTCGGAGGTGGCGCCGTCGCCGAAGTAGACGATGAACGCGCGGCGGTCGCCGCGGATCTTTGCGGCCCAGGCGGCGCCGACGGCGTGGGGGATCTGGGTGGCGATGGGCACCGCCACGGTGAAGACGTTCACCTCCGGCGGAATCTGGTTACCCTCTTCCCGGCCCATCCAGTAGAGCAGCACCTTCTCCATGGGCAGGCCGTGGATCATGGTCACCGCGTGCTCGCGGTAGGATGGGAAGACCCAGTCTTCGGGCTGCAGGGCAAAGGCGCTGCCCACCTGGGCGGCCTCCTGCCCCGCAAGCGGGGCGTACGTCCCCATGCGCCCCTGGCGCTGCAGGTTGAGGCACCGTTCGTCGAAGACCCGGGCCAGGACCATCCACCGGTAGAACTCCACTAGCTTCTCATCGGTGAGATCCGGGGCCGGCTCCCCGACCAGGTTGCCGTCGGGGTCCAGCACCCGGACCAGCTCCAGGGTCTCCTCCCGGAGGTGGTGTAAGCTGCCCACGCCGCTCCCCCCTACTCTGCCTTCCCGGACTCACCGGCTCTTCCTGCGACTTGCAGAGGCTTACAAACGGTCGTTAGATCCGGTCCACCTGAATCAGTTCGTTTACCGGCAAGGGTTCCCTTCCGACGGGAGTTGAGGCCGGCAAAACGGCAATCCGAGCTTGACGAGAACGGCGTGGTTCGAAACACTGAAAGTTAGCGAAGCGAACCGTTAAACCGTATGGCGGGCTCCGGACCATGACTTGCCCCGTCCGGTGCCCGGTCAACGGGCAAGGATGCGCCACCGGGAGGGTGCTCCATGATGCCGCCTGTCACGCCCCAGGAGTGTGCCCGCCTAGTCACCGAAATGGTGCCGCGGGTCATGCGCCTGATCCGGGCGGAGATGCGCCGGCACCAGCCCGGCCGCCTGTCCGTCCCCCAATTCCGCACGTTGGTCTTCCTGGACCGCCACCCGGGGGCGTCCCTTTCCGCCGTGGCGGAGCATCTGGGGGTCTCCCGGCCGACCGCCTCGGCCCTGGTGGGCCGGCTGGTCCAGCGGGGCCTTGTCACCCGGGAAGTGGACCCGGCGGAACGCCGGCGGGTGGTGCTCCGCCTGACCCCGGCGGGCCGGGAGAACCTGGAGGTGGCGCGGCGCCGCACCCAGGCATCCCTCGCCAGCCACCTGGCGGGGTTCAGCCCCGGCGAACTGGCGGTGCTGGCCGAGGGCTTGCGGCTACTGGAACGGCTCTCCGGGGAGGTCGACCAGCCTTGACAGCCCACCACCCTCGTGAGGCCGAAGCCGCCGCCGCGGCCGCCGGGACCGCGGCGGGCGTCCCTGCCGGCGGGCCCCCTGCCGTGGAAACCCGCGGCTTGACCCGCGCCTTCGGCGAGTTCGTCGCCGTGGACCGGGTCGACCTCACCATCCCCGCCGGCTCCATCTTCGGCCTGCTGGGCCCCAACGGCGCCGGCAAGAGCACCACCATCAAGATGCTGACGACCCTGCTTCCCCCCACCGCCGGGACCGCCCGGGTGGCCGGGTTCGACGTGGTCCACCAGGCCGCCGCCGTGCGCCGGCGGGTGGGCTACGTGCCCCAGTTCCTCTCCGCCGACGGCGCCCTGACGGGGTACGAGAACCTGCTGATCTTCGCCAAGCTGTTCGGCATCCCGGCCCGGGAGCGGCAGCGGCGGATCATGGAACTCCTGGAGCTGGTGGGGCTGGAGGGTGCCGCCCACACCCCGGTGCGGCAGTACTCGGGCGGGATGATCCGGCGCCTGGAGATCGTCCAGTCCCTGCTCCACCGGCCGGCGGTGCTCTTCCTGGACGAGCCCACGGTGGGCCTTGACCCCACCGCCCGCCGCGGCGTCTGGGAGCAGGTGCGCCTCCTGCGGGACCGCTTCGGCACCACCGTGGTGCTGACCACCCACTATATGGAAGAGGCCGACGAGCTCTGCGACCTGGTGGCCATCCTCCACCGGGGCCGGGTCGCCGCCGTGGGATCGCCGGCCGAGCTCAAGGTCCAGGTGGGCACCGGCGCCACCCTGGAAGACGTGTTCGTCCAGTTCACCGGCAGCTCGCTGGACACGGGAGGGACCTACCGCGATGTCGCCCGCACCCGCCGCACCGCCCGGCGCCTCTCCTGACGCCCGGGGTGCCCTGGTCCCAAGTCCCGGGGATCCCGGGGGCACCGCCCGCCCCGGCGGCGCTCTCACCACCCCGGGTGGAACCGGCTCCGCCGCCGCCCTGGAGCCCGGGCCGCCGGCCGCGGCGGCCGCGTTCGTCCGGCAAACCCTGGCCATCGTGGAAGCCGAGGTGCGCAAGCTGCGCCACGACCCGGTGGAGCTCATGACCCGGGCCGTCCAGCCGGCCCTGTGGGTGCTGGTCTTCGGGCAGGTGATGGGGCGGCTGCGGGGGATCCCCACCGGCGGCCTGCCGTACCTGGATTTCATGGCCCCGGGCATCCTGGCCCAGAGCACCCTGTTCGTCGCCATCTTCTACGGGATCTCGCTGATCTGGGAGCGGGACCTGGGCATCCTGCACAAGTACATGGCCAGCCCGGCGCCCCGCACGGCCCTGGTGCTGGGCAAGGCCCTGTCGGCGGGGGTCCGGGGCCTGAGCCAGGCGGTGGTGATCTACCTCCTGGCCGCGGCCGCGGGAGTGGCGGTGCGGTACGATCCGGCCGCCCTGGCCGGCGTGCTGGCGGCGGTGGTGCTGGGGGCGGCGGTGTTCTCGACCTTCTCGCTGATCGTGGCCTGCCTGGTGCGGACGCGGGAGCGGTTCATGGGCATCGGGCAGGTGCTCACCATGCCCCTGTTCTTCGCCAGCAACGCCATCTACCCGCTGAGCCTGATGCCGGCCTGGCTGCACGGGGTGGCGCGGGTGAACCCGCTGACCTACCAGGTCGACGCCCTGCGGGCGCTGATGATCCGGGGCGGCGCGGCCCAGTTCGGCCTGGGGTGGGACCTGGGCGCCCTGGCGGTGAACCTGGTGGTCCTGGTGGCCGTGGCCTCCCGCCTCTACCCGCGGGCGGTGACCTGACGGCCGTGAACATGACCTGGTGATGGCCGTGAACATGACCTGGGGACCGTGAACATCCGGGACGGTGAATCGGGAACGTGGCAAGGGCGGAACGAAGCCGGCCGGAGGCCGCCCGCGGCCTTTTGCTGGCCGCCGTGGCCTTCGGCGCCCTTTTGAATCCCCTCAACTCGTCGATGATCGCCGTGGCGCTGCCCGCCATCGCCCGGGACTTCCGGGTGCCCATCGGGCGGCTCACCTGGGTCGTCGCCGCCTTCTACCTGGCCAGCGCGGTGGGCCAGCCGGTCCTGGGCAAGGTGGCCGACCGGCTGGGCCGGCGGCGGGTCTTCTTCACCGGGCTCGTCCTGGTGGCCGCCGCGTCGGCCCTGGCGCCCCACGCCCCGACCCTGGGGGCCCTGGTGGCCGCCCGGGTGCTGCAGGCGCTGGGGAGTTCGGCCCTCTACCCGGCCGGCATGGCTGCGGTCCGCGACGCCTTCACCGGACGAACGGGCCAGGCCCTGGGCATCCTGGCGGTGTTCGCCTCTACCTCGGCGGCCCTGGGCCCGTCCCTGGGCGGCTTCCTGGTCAAGACCGGCGGCTGGCAGGCGCTGTTCTACGTCAACTTCCTGCCCGTGGCCCTCAGCCTGGCGCTGGCGGGCCGGGCCTTTCCGCCCGGCGGAGCAGCCGGCGGCGATCCCGGCGGCACCGGCCCGGGCGGGGTCGCCGGTAGGAAACCCGGCAACGGGGACCCGGGCGGCGTCGCGGGTGGCGGGCCCGGCGCTGCAGGCGCCGGCGAAGCGGCCGGCGGCGGGCCCGGCGCCGCGGGCCTGGGCGGGGTCACCGCCGCCGGAGCCGGGCATGCCAGGCGGCCGCGTTCGTCCGCCGCCCGGGGGGCCCGGGCGGCGGAAGGGGCCGGTGGGCTCGACCTGCCGGGCATGATGCTCTTCGGTGGAACCGTCGTGGCCGGGCTGGTGGCGCTGCTCTCCCTGTCCGAGCCCCGCCCAGCCTGGTGGGCGGTGCCCGTGGCCGTGGCCCTGGGCCTAGCCCTGGCGCGCCGGGAGGGGCGCGTCAAGGCGGCGGGCGGAGAGCCCTTTCTGGACCTGGAGGTGCTGCGCCGCGACCGGGCCCGTAGCGCCGTCTACGGCGCGTGGATCCTCTCCAACCTCGCCTTCTACACCATCTTCTTCGGCATGCCGGCCTATTTCGAGGAGGTCCGCCACCTGGACCCCGGGCAGAGCGGCCTGATGATGCTCTCGGTGGCGGGGTTCAGCAGCGTCGCCTCGCCCCTGGTCGGCCGCTGGGTCGACCGGGCGGGCCACCGGCCGGCGCTGTGGGCGGCGGGACTGTCGCTGCTGGGCGGCGCCCTGGCGCTGCTGGCCCTGGGACCTGCCGCGCCCCTGCCGGCGCTCTTCGCCGTCCTGGCCTTCCTGGGCGCCAGCAACGGCGTGAACAACCTGGCGCTGCAGGCCGCCCTGTACCGGTTCGTCCCCCGGGAGGAAACGGGGGCCGCCTCGGGGCTCTACATGACCTGCCGCTACATCGGCAGCATCCTCTCCAGCAGCCTGCTGGGGATCCTGCTGGGCGGTCCGCTGGGGAGCGCCATGCTGCGGGAGCTGGCCCTGGCGCTGCTGGTGCCGGCCGCGGGCCTCCTGCTCTTCATCCGGTGGATCCCGGCCCGGGCCCGCGCCTACGAGCCCGCCCGCGGGTAGCGGGCGAGTTCCCTCTCCAGCCGGCGCACCACCGCCTTGCCCAGGCGCCGCTCGGCGGCGGCGCGGAATTCCTCCCAGCTGTCGAAGCCGAACTGGTGGGCCACCTGTTCCGCCATGGCCTCCCGGGTCGGGGTCCGGCCGGCGTGCATGGCGAGCTCCGGTTGCCCCTCCGCGCCCTGGAGGAACCGGCCGGGTGCCTGGGTGAACCCGTCGCCGCGAGGAACCAACCTGCCACCCCCCTTTGTCACGGTCCTGTGTCACGGTCCAGCCGCTGGCATGCCGCCCCGCGCCCCCCAATGGAGTGCCCCCGGCCGGCCGCATCTATGACGGGCCGGGGGCACAGGACGGGCCGTCGCACCGCCGCCCGCCGCTCGCATACCGCCGCGGTGCCGGTGACACCTTAGACATCGGCGAAGGGAGGAATCACCGGTGCCGGAATTCAGCGAGGTCTTCCGCCAGCAACTGACCGTCCTGGCCGACAAGGTCCGCACCATGGAGAACCTGGGGATGTCCAACGAGGGCATCACCGGCGTGGTGACGGAGGTCGGCGACTGGCTGGCGCGGGAAGCGGAGCCGCGCAGTGCCGAGCAGCGGCTTTTGAAGGAGATGTGGCAGAACGCCAGCAATCAGGAACAGGCGCAGATCGCCTCGGCTTTGATCAAGCTGGCCGACCACACCGTCGGCCGCAACGTGGCCAAGTAGCCCCCTCCCCTCACCCGCGGGGCCGGTGCCGCCAGGGGCACCGGCCCCGCTGCCGTTGCGACCCGGTGGGCATCATCGAATCGGGCGAGTATCCGGATCCCACGGTGGTGATCCAGAACCGCTGGCAGGGACCCGCCGGGGGCGGACATATGGCGGTCTTTGCCGGTGCCTACCGCGACCGGCCGGAGTGGGGCCTGGTGATCGTCCACTGGTACATTTCCTTGTGCAGTTCAGTGCGCCAGCGGAGTGCACCAGGGCAGCGCGCCCCCACCGGACCGAGGCCGCCCCGGTTCGGCCGTTGCTGCAGCGCCGCCGGCACGACTACACTCGTAGTGCCAGGCCCGTACGCGGGATGCCGGAGCCAGGCCCGGGGAGCGAACCGTCGTGCACCGGTTGCTTTATGTGGCCGTCATGGCCGCCTTCTTCGACCAGTTCTCCCAGATGCCCCTGATCGCCCCCTATACCCACCGGCTAGGGGTCCCGTCTTTCCTGGCGGGACTCATCGTGGGGGCCTATTCCCTAACCAATCTGGCCGGCAACCTGGCCGCCGGCCGCTGGCTGGATGGGGGGCGGCGCAAGGGCATGCTGGTGCTGGGTCTGGCGCTGGCGGCCCTGGGCGCCGGCGCCTACGCCCCGGCGGAAACGGCCGCCCAGCTGGCGCTGGCCCGGCTGGTGCACGGCTTTGGTGCAGGCCTGGTGACGCCGGCGGCCTTCGCTCTCCTGGGGGACCGCAGCGAGAGCACCCACCGGGGACAGGTCATGGCCGGTGCCGGTGCGGCCATCGGCCTGGCTGCGGTGGTGGGCCCGGCTTATGGGGGCCTGCTGGCTCAGCGCCTGGGTCCGGGCTGGGTGTTCGCCACCACCGCAGCGCTGCTGTTCCTGGTGGCCATGGTCGTGGCGCGTTGGGTCCGAGACGAGGAGGTAGCGGCCTTCCACGGGCCCGCCCCCCGGACCGGCCAGGCCGCCGGCGACGGTGACATGGCGGCGTACGGCAACCCGGCCCTGGCCGCCGCTCCGGCCCCGCAGGGTTCATCCCCTTTCCCGGCCCGCTCCCCGGCCCGGGGCAGGCGACCCGCTCCAGAG
This is a stretch of genomic DNA from Thermaerobacter sp. PB12/4term. It encodes these proteins:
- a CDS encoding MFS transporter, translating into MARAERSRPEAARGLLLAAVAFGALLNPLNSSMIAVALPAIARDFRVPIGRLTWVVAAFYLASAVGQPVLGKVADRLGRRRVFFTGLVLVAAASALAPHAPTLGALVAARVLQALGSSALYPAGMAAVRDAFTGRTGQALGILAVFASTSAALGPSLGGFLVKTGGWQALFYVNFLPVALSLALAGRAFPPGGAAGGDPGGTGPGGVAGRKPGNGDPGGVAGGGPGAAGAGEAAGGGPGAAGLGGVTAAGAGHARRPRSSAARGARAAEGAGGLDLPGMMLFGGTVVAGLVALLSLSEPRPAWWAVPVAVALGLALARREGRVKAAGGEPFLDLEVLRRDRARSAVYGAWILSNLAFYTIFFGMPAYFEEVRHLDPGQSGLMMLSVAGFSSVASPLVGRWVDRAGHRPALWAAGLSLLGGALALLALGPAAPLPALFAVLAFLGASNGVNNLALQAALYRFVPREETGAASGLYMTCRYIGSILSSSLLGILLGGPLGSAMLRELALALLVPAAGLLLFIRWIPARARAYEPARG
- a CDS encoding DUF3243 family protein yields the protein MPEFSEVFRQQLTVLADKVRTMENLGMSNEGITGVVTEVGDWLAREAEPRSAEQRLLKEMWQNASNQEQAQIASALIKLADHTVGRNVAK
- a CDS encoding ABC transporter permease — encoded protein: MSPAPAAPPGASPDARGALVPSPGDPGGTARPGGALTTPGGTGSAAALEPGPPAAAAAFVRQTLAIVEAEVRKLRHDPVELMTRAVQPALWVLVFGQVMGRLRGIPTGGLPYLDFMAPGILAQSTLFVAIFYGISLIWERDLGILHKYMASPAPRTALVLGKALSAGVRGLSQAVVIYLLAAAAGVAVRYDPAALAGVLAAVVLGAAVFSTFSLIVACLVRTRERFMGIGQVLTMPLFFASNAIYPLSLMPAWLHGVARVNPLTYQVDALRALMIRGGAAQFGLGWDLGALAVNLVVLVAVASRLYPRAVT
- a CDS encoding MFS transporter, producing MHRLLYVAVMAAFFDQFSQMPLIAPYTHRLGVPSFLAGLIVGAYSLTNLAGNLAAGRWLDGGRRKGMLVLGLALAALGAGAYAPAETAAQLALARLVHGFGAGLVTPAAFALLGDRSESTHRGQVMAGAGAAIGLAAVVGPAYGGLLAQRLGPGWVFATTAALLFLVAMVVARWVRDEEVAAFHGPAPRTGQAAGDGDMAAYGNPALAAAPAPQGSSPFPARSPARGRRPAPEPGVEAVTRTTPLWRNAALRQAYLGALALMFAMGLLVYTLPAKAAALSAGPAATGMLLSLFGFTAIALFLSPASRLSDRWGRARPLLAGLMAVAAALAGLAALRSLPGLALAMVAFGTGFALVFPAAAALVVDATGRGQRGRAFGLFYACFSVAVMGGSAAAGALGNPTWTFLAGTAAVGILAVLLAWTGRALTGRASPAAAAGQDGQGPAGAGHPLELR